From Saprospiraceae bacterium, one genomic window encodes:
- a CDS encoding PAS domain-containing sensor histidine kinase encodes MPSTSNHQNILDSVFESAIDGVIVIDHQGIIQRINKSACQLFGYIKEELLFKNIHVLVPSPHHEHHNQYIQNYLQTGVKKIMGIGRDVYGKRKDGTQFPIRLSISEFKIAEDIFFTGVIHDQTEQKLTEQKLQDLARNLETMVQARTSQLQETIHQLIATNKNLEEEIDYRKVVERKLINREKELIDSLEKERDLGILKSRFVSIASHEFRTPLANILSSISLVHKYDSPELLEKRNIHIEKIKKNIHYLNGILNEFLTIARIEEGKFELRLNQFNIAELIEDIVEDFSLWKKKGQKIIFRYDKDADQLNYSDPSCLKHILHNILSNAIKYSNDDTTILIVLEKKLNEFEIIIEDEGIGIPTNEMKHIFDIFFRGTNVLNIQGTGLGLNIVKKYLDSIGGRIRFQHRQPNGTKVILNLPEYVKTI; translated from the coding sequence GTGCCATCCACCAGCAATCACCAAAACATCCTGGATTCTGTATTTGAATCTGCCATAGATGGAGTGATTGTAATTGATCACCAGGGTATTATACAAAGAATAAACAAGAGTGCCTGTCAGCTATTTGGATATATAAAAGAAGAACTTCTATTCAAAAATATTCATGTATTGGTTCCATCGCCTCACCACGAACATCACAATCAATACATCCAAAATTATCTCCAAACGGGTGTTAAAAAAATCATGGGTATCGGAAGAGACGTTTATGGCAAAAGAAAGGACGGAACCCAATTCCCAATCAGGCTATCCATCAGCGAATTTAAAATCGCAGAAGATATTTTTTTCACAGGAGTCATCCACGATCAAACCGAACAAAAATTAACCGAACAAAAATTACAAGATTTAGCCCGCAATCTGGAAACTATGGTACAAGCGCGAACCAGCCAATTGCAGGAAACCATTCATCAACTCATTGCCACCAATAAAAATCTTGAGGAAGAAATTGACTACAGAAAAGTGGTTGAGAGGAAACTCATCAACCGGGAGAAAGAACTCATCGATTCACTGGAAAAAGAAAGAGATCTCGGCATTCTTAAATCCAGATTTGTTTCTATCGCTTCTCATGAGTTTCGCACACCGCTGGCCAATATTCTGAGTTCCATTTCTCTTGTCCACAAATATGACAGTCCTGAGCTTTTGGAAAAAAGAAATATTCACATTGAAAAAATAAAGAAAAATATTCATTACCTGAACGGAATACTCAATGAATTTTTAACCATTGCCAGAATCGAAGAAGGAAAATTTGAATTGAGATTGAATCAATTTAATATCGCAGAACTCATCGAAGACATTGTGGAAGATTTTAGTCTCTGGAAGAAAAAAGGACAGAAAATTATTTTCCGCTATGATAAAGATGCAGATCAGCTCAACTATTCTGATCCATCCTGTCTGAAACATATCTTACACAATATTTTATCAAACGCCATTAAATATTCCAATGATGATACTACGATTCTCATCGTTCTTGAAAAAAAGTTGAACGAATTTGAAATTATCATTGAAGACGAAGGAATCGGAATTCCAACCAATGAAATGAAACATATTTTCGATATTTTTTTCAGAGGAACCAATGTGCTGAACATTCAAGGAACAGGTCTTGGATTAAATATCGTCAAAAAATATTTGGACTCAATTGGCGGCCGGATCCGATTTCAACATCGCCAACCCAACGGAACAAAAGTGATTTTAAATTTACCTGAATATGTCAAAACGATCTAA
- a CDS encoding response regulator, which produces MSKRSKILIIEDNDEMRENISEILELAGYEVYSASDGLGGVQQAREHIPHLILCDIMMPNLDGFGVLKIKNQDANLKDIPLVFLTAKAEKEDFRKGMNLGAEDYLMKPFEDVDLLQIIESKLDKYSRLTSVTKAKKLAALVKFNEFKNLPKVKELIGETISKDFGKKSILWNNEESISSYMWLEKGLVKETLDTVGFKEIIIDIVNDGNFIDNSYLFKTNYRSKCETMEVCKIKFISKQKLEDIIVQENMMQALLEHSLTQYHDISRRLAVNSFGNVREKIAYHLLILHDTFRHEPIRMSREDLGAFCGMAKETLIRTLAEFKEDQLIETDSKSIIILNLRALENIID; this is translated from the coding sequence ATGTCAAAACGATCTAAAATACTAATCATCGAAGACAATGATGAGATGCGGGAGAATATCTCCGAGATCTTGGAACTGGCTGGTTATGAAGTTTATTCTGCATCGGATGGTTTGGGCGGAGTACAACAAGCCAGAGAGCACATCCCTCATTTGATTTTATGTGATATTATGATGCCCAATCTGGATGGCTTTGGTGTGTTAAAAATAAAAAATCAGGATGCAAATCTTAAGGACATCCCATTGGTGTTTCTAACAGCAAAAGCAGAAAAAGAAGATTTCAGGAAAGGAATGAATCTTGGAGCGGAAGACTATTTGATGAAACCTTTTGAAGATGTTGACTTATTGCAAATCATTGAATCAAAATTGGACAAATATTCCCGCCTAACATCAGTGACCAAAGCCAAAAAACTTGCTGCATTGGTCAAATTCAATGAATTCAAAAATCTACCCAAAGTAAAGGAGTTAATTGGAGAAACCATTAGCAAGGATTTTGGGAAAAAAAGTATTCTGTGGAATAATGAAGAATCCATATCCTCTTACATGTGGCTGGAAAAAGGGCTGGTCAAAGAAACCCTGGATACCGTAGGATTTAAAGAAATAATCATCGACATTGTCAATGACGGAAATTTTATCGACAACAGTTATTTGTTTAAAACCAATTACCGTTCCAAATGCGAGACGATGGAAGTTTGTAAAATAAAATTTATTTCCAAACAAAAACTGGAAGATATCATCGTCCAAGAAAATATGATGCAGGCCCTGCTGGAGCATAGCCTGACTCAATACCACGATATCTCCAGGAGATTGGCGGTAAATTCTTTTGGAAACGTGCGAGAAAAGATCGCTTATCACTTGCTGATTTTACATGATACTTTTCGCCATGAGCCCATCCGAATGAGCAGGGAGGATCTCGGTGCATTTTGTGGTATGGCCAAAGAGACTTTAATCCGCACCCTGGCAGAATTCAAAGAAGATCAATTGATCGAAACCGATTCAAAGTCTATTATCATTCTCAACTTGCGGGCTCTGGAAAATATTATTGATTAA
- a CDS encoding glycosyltransferase family 4 protein, with translation MKIAFNARFILPDQLEGIGWYSYELIRRLSVRFPEHEFLLLTDRNISKKPECGKNVSWHTLYPPARHPLLWWIWFEWSVPRFLKNHEVDLFLSPDGYLSLAANIPQLMVFHDLAYLHYPDQISWTVRNYYRYFVPKFMRKASLVFAVSQATKDDIIQQLHVPSEKILLAYNGCKDEFHAISLDKREKVRARVSHGAPYLLFVGAMHPRKNLVNLVKAFTIFKNRQFSDIKLLLVGRKAWMNRELERTISQSPYRNDIIHLNYLEKAELSEITASAEALIMPSYLEGFGVPVLEALYCDVPVMVSDRFSLPEVAGPGAFVFNPDDPTDMANSMSQFYQEKDHSHRIALGRIHREQFSWDHTADIIALAISRILNEKKYLSK, from the coding sequence ATGAAAATAGCATTTAACGCGAGGTTTATTCTGCCTGATCAATTGGAGGGGATAGGTTGGTACAGTTATGAGTTGATAAGGAGATTATCCGTTCGTTTTCCGGAACATGAATTTTTACTATTGACGGATCGAAATATTTCTAAAAAACCGGAATGTGGAAAAAATGTAAGCTGGCATACCTTGTATCCTCCCGCCAGACATCCGCTATTGTGGTGGATTTGGTTTGAATGGTCTGTACCACGATTTCTAAAAAATCATGAGGTTGATTTGTTTCTCTCTCCAGATGGGTACCTTAGTCTTGCTGCAAATATACCACAGCTAATGGTTTTTCACGATTTGGCTTATCTGCATTACCCAGATCAAATTTCCTGGACCGTGCGCAATTATTATCGGTATTTTGTACCCAAATTTATGCGTAAAGCCAGCCTTGTATTTGCGGTGTCTCAGGCAACAAAGGATGACATCATCCAACAATTGCATGTACCCTCTGAAAAAATTCTGCTTGCTTACAACGGTTGTAAAGATGAGTTTCATGCAATTTCTCTTGACAAAAGAGAAAAAGTGCGCGCCAGGGTAAGTCATGGTGCACCTTATTTATTATTTGTAGGCGCAATGCATCCAAGAAAGAATTTAGTAAATCTGGTAAAGGCATTTACGATATTTAAGAACCGTCAATTTAGTGATATCAAATTGTTACTTGTCGGCAGAAAAGCCTGGATGAATCGGGAATTGGAAAGAACCATTTCTCAATCACCCTACAGAAATGATATCATTCATCTGAATTATTTGGAAAAAGCAGAACTCTCGGAAATAACAGCGTCAGCAGAGGCGCTGATCATGCCTTCTTATTTGGAAGGATTTGGAGTGCCGGTTCTGGAAGCACTTTATTGCGATGTACCTGTGATGGTGTCAGACCGCTTTTCGCTACCGGAGGTGGCAGGTCCGGGAGCCTTTGTCTTTAATCCGGATGATCCAACGGATATGGCGAATAGCATGAGTCAGTTTTATCAGGAGAAAGATCACAGCCATCGGATAGCCCTTGGCAGAATTCATAGAGAACAATTTAGTTGGGATCACACTGCTGATATCATCGCACTTGCCATTTCCCGGATATTGAATGAAAAAAAATACTTGTCTAAGTAA
- the nadB gene encoding L-aspartate oxidase, with the protein MSVHKTDVLIIGTGIAGLSTAIQTAIRRPELSIVLVSKSNKEETNTRYAQGGIAAVWDLSEDDASKHIADTKDAGDDLCNPEVVNIVVNEGPERVKELIEWGTRFDKNKMDHYDLAMEGGHSEKRILHFRDLTGAEIERALLEKCLEFSNIKILEHYYAIDVITQHHLGYTVTRVMKDIQCYGVYLLNLQNLRVETHLARLIVLATGGAGQIYKATTNPTISTGDGIAMMYRAKGHVENMEFVQFHPTSLFNPKGENPSFLISEAVRGFGGILKTRDGQEFMHKYDHRLSLAPRDIVARAIDSEMKARGEDYVCLDCRHLDKNAFIEHFPTIYNKCVSIGIDPLEEMIPVVPACHYFCGGIMVDPNGHTNIQNLYACGESTSTGLHGANRLASNSLLEGAVFAHRIAKDIAENIDQVQLKTGIPEWDAGGTTDPKEMVLITQSIKELKEIMSYYVGIVRSNVRLKRALDRLHLLYQETEELYHNTTLSPQLCELRNLITNGYLVARSASIRKESRGLHFTTDYPEKHPFTQDTLL; encoded by the coding sequence ATGAGTGTTCACAAAACCGACGTACTGATCATTGGCACAGGGATTGCAGGTTTATCCACCGCCATTCAAACTGCAATTCGAAGACCCGAATTGAGCATTGTTTTGGTGTCCAAGTCCAATAAAGAAGAAACCAACACCCGATATGCCCAGGGTGGTATTGCAGCTGTTTGGGATTTGTCAGAAGATGATGCTTCTAAACATATTGCTGATACCAAAGATGCCGGAGACGATCTATGCAATCCTGAGGTAGTCAACATTGTCGTGAACGAAGGCCCAGAACGGGTGAAGGAGTTGATCGAATGGGGTACACGGTTTGATAAGAATAAAATGGACCACTACGATCTGGCCATGGAGGGTGGCCATTCTGAAAAAAGAATTCTCCATTTCAGAGATCTGACCGGCGCAGAAATTGAACGGGCATTGCTTGAAAAATGTCTTGAGTTTTCGAACATCAAAATCCTGGAACATTATTATGCCATCGATGTCATCACCCAGCACCATTTGGGATATACGGTGACCAGGGTCATGAAAGACATCCAGTGCTACGGAGTGTATTTGCTCAACCTTCAGAATCTGAGGGTAGAAACCCATTTGGCCCGATTAATTGTACTCGCCACCGGGGGCGCTGGACAAATTTACAAGGCCACGACCAACCCCACGATTTCTACAGGGGATGGTATCGCCATGATGTACCGTGCCAAAGGACATGTAGAAAATATGGAGTTTGTCCAGTTTCATCCCACTTCACTATTTAACCCAAAAGGAGAAAATCCATCCTTTTTAATTTCCGAAGCCGTGAGGGGTTTTGGAGGAATTCTAAAAACAAGGGATGGACAGGAATTTATGCACAAATACGACCATCGATTGTCGTTGGCGCCAAGAGACATTGTCGCAAGGGCCATCGATTCTGAAATGAAAGCCCGAGGCGAAGACTACGTCTGTCTGGATTGCAGACATTTGGACAAGAACGCTTTTATTGAGCATTTTCCTACCATTTACAACAAATGTGTTTCCATTGGGATTGATCCATTGGAGGAGATGATTCCTGTGGTGCCTGCCTGCCATTATTTTTGCGGAGGCATCATGGTAGATCCGAATGGACACACCAATATTCAAAATCTTTATGCCTGCGGGGAGAGCACTTCTACCGGCTTGCATGGCGCCAATAGGCTGGCATCCAATTCACTGCTGGAAGGTGCTGTTTTTGCACATCGCATTGCAAAAGACATAGCAGAAAATATAGATCAGGTACAACTCAAAACAGGAATTCCGGAATGGGATGCAGGCGGAACGACAGATCCAAAAGAAATGGTCTTAATCACCCAAAGTATAAAGGAACTTAAAGAAATCATGTCCTATTATGTCGGAATCGTTCGCTCCAATGTGAGACTCAAGAGGGCGCTGGATCGATTGCATTTGCTGTACCAGGAAACTGAAGAATTGTATCACAATACGACGCTTTCACCTCAATTGTGCGAACTGAGAAATCTAATCACAAATGGATATTTGGTGGCAAGAAGCGCTTCGATAAGGAAGGAAAGTCGCGGCTTGCATTTTACCACCGATTATCCGGAAAAACATCCTTTTACACAAGATACTTTACTGTAA
- a CDS encoding RecX family transcriptional regulator, with the protein MKSEMFSGKDVFREKLLKFCQYRDRCQKEFEQKMWELKIPKEWQDELMLEFIHNDWINEERFAKNLTRGKFRINHWGRIKITNLLKSYHIYNGLIEKAMEEIPEDEYVDLCQELGLKKFKGLTDSDVRIKKQKCVQYLLQKGFEYEIISKLEWPK; encoded by the coding sequence ATGAAATCGGAAATGTTTTCTGGAAAGGATGTTTTCAGGGAAAAGCTTCTCAAATTTTGTCAATACCGCGATCGGTGTCAGAAGGAGTTTGAACAAAAAATGTGGGAGTTAAAAATTCCCAAAGAATGGCAGGATGAGCTGATGCTTGAATTTATTCATAACGATTGGATCAATGAGGAGCGATTTGCAAAAAACCTGACCCGCGGCAAATTCAGAATCAACCATTGGGGCAGAATTAAAATAACCAATCTTTTGAAATCATACCATATTTATAACGGCCTGATTGAGAAAGCAATGGAAGAAATCCCTGAAGATGAATATGTGGACCTTTGCCAAGAATTGGGTTTGAAAAAATTCAAGGGTCTTACTGACAGCGATGTAAGGATCAAGAAACAGAAATGCGTTCAGTATCTGCTGCAAAAAGGATTTGAATATGAAATTATTTCAAAGTTGGAGTGGCCGAAATGA
- a CDS encoding HAD family phosphatase, protein METEIKCIIFDFGGVLLNLDEEKTWSAYQEILDPARIEDVWQQVFYPFERGEISEDAFFNRLQRRSKMVLDGDIYVRHWNAMLLDLPEQRLQFLEKLSDQYPLYLLSNTNITHLRKVQSMMHRTNQYQRFVSCFQQLFFSHELRMRKPELRIYEQVLSMIPFSAEDCLFIDDKEENTLAAKSKGFKVITHDSKADISEAIEKYLMEP, encoded by the coding sequence ATGGAAACAGAAATTAAATGTATTATTTTTGACTTTGGGGGCGTATTGCTCAATTTGGATGAAGAAAAAACATGGTCCGCTTACCAGGAAATATTAGATCCTGCAAGGATTGAGGATGTTTGGCAACAGGTTTTCTACCCATTTGAACGAGGTGAAATTTCGGAGGATGCATTCTTCAATAGACTACAAAGAAGATCCAAAATGGTCCTGGATGGAGATATCTATGTTCGTCACTGGAATGCAATGCTTTTAGATTTACCGGAGCAGCGACTTCAATTTCTGGAGAAACTTTCCGATCAATATCCATTGTACCTTTTGAGCAACACCAATATCACCCATCTGCGGAAGGTGCAGAGCATGATGCACCGTACAAATCAATACCAACGTTTTGTATCCTGTTTTCAACAGTTGTTTTTCTCTCACGAGTTGCGCATGAGAAAGCCTGAATTGAGAATCTATGAGCAGGTACTGAGTATGATACCTTTTTCTGCTGAAGATTGTCTTTTTATTGATGACAAAGAAGAAAATACCTTGGCCGCAAAAAGCAAGGGTTTCAAAGTAATCACCCATGATTCCAAAGCGGACATTTCTGAAGCGATCGAAAAATACCTGATGGAGCCATGA
- a CDS encoding phosphoribosylpyrophosphate synthetase has protein sequence MENYGTLSETINALQKIGYTMDFNIREACLVCQQAGIEMSAEEFKIDKVYRFEGSSNPDDQSILYAISSEKYQIKGVLVNGYGISAEDFPSELVRKLNTHANQESRQDE, from the coding sequence ATGGAAAATTATGGGACTTTGTCAGAAACGATCAATGCCCTACAAAAAATCGGATACACCATGGATTTTAACATCCGGGAAGCTTGCCTTGTCTGTCAACAAGCAGGAATTGAAATGTCTGCAGAGGAATTTAAAATTGACAAAGTGTATCGTTTTGAGGGATCCTCCAATCCAGATGATCAATCGATCCTTTATGCGATCTCTTCCGAAAAATATCAAATAAAAGGTGTTCTGGTCAATGGATATGGCATATCGGCAGAAGATTTTCCCTCAGAATTGGTGCGCAAACTGAATACTCACGCCAATCAGGAGAGCAGACAGGATGAATAA